The window GTATTTACATCAATTAAGAGATAAATGCATGTGATGATCGAAGAAGCCTTAATAGTGAAGCATACTAACCTACTGTCCGGTGCTAACCCGTTCTATTCAATACAGACTATTTATATTCGTTAGGATGCGAAGTAAGTAGATCGCGCCTATGTCTATATAATACGTATTGGAGCGGGAAGTGTTGCACAGGGGCGCGCCAGGTCGAAGCTggcagaccgacgggagaactagGGAATACGGAGCACCACTGAATCGAACGCTCCGACCGAATAGAATAATGAAGCAACCGAACGTTTGATTGTAATCGAATAATGAGTGTGTTGACGTCGTAGAAAATCTAGACTACAGGAATTCCGCTCTCCAACCATCGCAATGCATGGTCGGTAAGGCCTGTATTGTCACGTGAGCACTGGGCGCCAGCCCGGCTGCAGTATCTATCCGGGTTAGGGTGTTTAGTAGTCTGCGCCACCTCACTATCCGTCGGTTCCTAGTCTGCCTTGCCGTAGCGGCTATCCCCACGCGCGCGCATACATGACGTGAGTGGCCGCCTTCACCCCACAGCGTCATTGTAAGCCCtatcaaccaccaccaccaccaccaccaccgccagaATCACGAACCCACAGCACAGCATATGCCAAAGAAGCACgcccatcatcacctccagAATCCCAAAGTATGGgccttttttcttcatcaaagtcgaGGTCAAGACTTTCCAAGTCAGCGAATGACTGGAAATCTGAGGCTCCGCCCGAGTACAAGGAGGCTATTGGATCCCACTACCCTagcagctcctcgtcctctgATGGCTTCATTGCGACAAGCAAGCTCCAGGTGCAAGCGATTGGGTATGACATGAACCAGGCGCTCACGGGTAGGACGCTGGAAAACATATCCGTCTACCGCGTGGAATCCGGGGAAGCCGAGTACATCTCCATCCGACTGAAGAAAAATTCCAACTCGTGTGCGCTGGTGCGGGCTTCTGATCCACGTCAGATCTCTCTCATTTCAACTATCTACCGCTTCGGCCCGGGAAGACATCCCAGAATGCGGATTTTACTCTATAATTCCGCCGTTTCGGTCGAGGAGGCCATCAACAACGAGAACGTGCGTGGTGAAATAGTCGAAGTCAAAAGCCACTCGTTGGTCTCGCGTCGACAGGTCCTCGATACGTCGCTTGGAAAGTTTGAGTGGCGCTACGGCACTGGAGAAGAGCACGCAGCTTGCAACGCAGATTCGCTCCTTGTCATGGAGCGGATCGATCGCGTCTCATTACCAAATGGCAGAAAGAGTAAGAGCGGCGTCCGAGTCGCTCAGTTTATTCGAAACGACCAGTTCCGCACCCCCGGCACAAACAAATACTCAGGCGGCAACGGGGGCCGCTTGATGATTGACCTGCGTATGTGGGACGATGATGAGCATGCCAGCGCCCACGGTGTAGAGGCTTTCGTTGTTGCGAGTTGTATCTTGATGCTGAAGAGAGAGGCGGATCGTTTCATCGATAATCATCTCGCCCTCGTGGTATGAATATGACGGATCTGGCGTCTTTTGAACAATGGCTCATTTGGCATTGGAATGACGTACTGCAATGATTTGCTTAGATATGGTCACTGTTTGGAGCGCGGGTTCGATCGTTTTAATCACATGCGTTTACCTCTCTGTCGATAGTTCAAACATGGGATGACTAGATCTCTGTAAACGCTAGACGGACTAGTGCAATTATCACGGTACGGACTGTCGATCATATCAATGCACGATCATGGCCTTGGAGGCGATAAAAGTTGTGAGCAGACGCCCAATAATGAATGACAGCGACTGGAGAAGGGAGCAAGAGCCATGGAAAGCGTGAACGAGAACAATGGCGTTCCACTACATAACACAATCCTGGACACAATTGCAATACAAAAAGGATCGTATGTTCATTGTAGTACTGCGCTGCGTGGACTTATTAACCCAGACATCTCCACAATCATCTCTCAAACCACTTTACAGCTTCGCAGCTAGCCACTGCCGCACATTACGCCCAGTTTCTGTCTTCAGACAATTATCGATACCGGCATCGGTGTAGATGGGAGCATCGTGGCACTCGCCGTAGCCAACACATAAGTGGTGTTGGGAAAGACAGACTGGTCGAGTCAGTAACAACATAGACACACAGAGGGGCAGAAAACGGAGATATACCTGAAGCTTCTTTGCAAACTCCTCAATCGACGAAAACAAGAGCTCATCACTACCCGCCAGAATCAAAATCCTCTCCGTCTTCACATCCTTCCACCACTCAACGGGGCCCCGAGAAGGCTCACTCCAACTATCGGGCTCCTTCCCAGCGAGATACTCCTTAGCCCCGCGCTCCAAAACCCCCTTCGTAATAAGATCCTTGTTGGCATTGTGCGTGAAGGAAGGCCCATCCGTGCTAAAGTTGACCCAAGGTCCCAGACCAAATACGCCCGCCAGCGGGGCGGAGAGGGCCAGTGGGTCGATTTCTGGATGTGGATGCGAGATATGGAGCAGGGTGCATAGGGCTAGATTCGCGCCTACTGAGTCGCCGCCCAGATATATAGCTGCTGGAGAGCGGTTAGTCTCAGTGACGAGGTACCGGAGAGCCTCGACGGCTTGACGCAGTTGCGGGTAAGTTTGGCGCGGCACGAGTGTGTAGCGCACAAAGAAGACTGCGAGCTCGTGGCCGTTGCCATTGAGTTCTTGGATGAGGGCTGTGGCGAATTGGAGGTGCGCTGGGATGGCAGGTAGGACGAAGCCGCCGCCTGTACATCGAGGAATCAGATCTTTTGTTCGTGTTGTGTAACGTCTTGGGACTCACCATGATAGTATACCAACACATTCTTCGCATTCTTGTTCCCAACCCAATGCCCCACAGCCCCATGGGCCAGCTTAACCATCTCCGGTGATTGGCCGCTCCCTTCCATGAATGCGGAATACACATCGCTCGTCGGACGGTTCATGTATCTACTGCGTATCAATATCTCCAGTCTACATAGGTAGCCTTGTCTCGAGAGGGTAACGCACTGATTCTGCTGAACGCTCAGCTGGGAAGCGAGCTTGCGCACCGTCGGCAATGACATGGTGATTGAATTTGGCGGAACAAATCTTGCCTCGGAAGGCGCCGGTTAGCGCTGCATACAGTGCCGACGCAGCAATTGCGAAACAGGCAAAGGGTAGGTCGATTTTCTCCCACAAGGTGAGTTTGGGGTATCGTCGTACTTGGGGTCCACGTTGCTGTGTTTTTTGGGGATTATGCTGCGGGAAGGGTTTACACAGATcgggaagagaaggtggaggGGGGTGGGGTAAAGCAACGGCCTGTTCAGTTCCGCGCTTCGGCACGAGTGTATGGCTGACATGGAGCCTTAACATATATGGGATGCGGTACTATGCGTTGGTCAGCAAGGGCGACGACACTAGGCTTATCGGCAAGAAGCCGACGATAGCGATAGCAAGAAATTGTTTCACTAACTACACTAactccgacgacgacgccgacgCTAACGAAAAGAGAGCCTCGCCCTTGTAGCGATACTACGCCTAGAGGCACTAAAATTTATAGAAACAATAGCCGACATCTATACCCTCTCCGCCATGGTAGCGACGATTTAACCCACCGTTTATACCTTCCCTACCCACCACCGAAACGTTTACTGTAAAATGTACGACGAAGCCGTTAGAAAGTTCGATCAGCTAGGTCGCGATGATAGGCACAACGCATACGACGCATTGATCGCTATCTAGGAACACGTTGAAACATAGTATGATAGCGACGGACATAGGACGGACATAGACATGATATAACATCGTGACGAGGTTACGATAGTAGGACTTGCTTTTGCGattctttcttttcgatTATCACGACGACGCGTATCCACACCTATATACAATAGTAGTAGTATGCCCTCGTTACTAGATGACTACTACTAAGTGTAGAATAAAATACTTAACTCCCGTTTTTCTACTTGTACGATTTTTTCCCCTAGTCGCTATATGGTCCCTAGCAGTTGTCGTTAAGCGACAACCGTAGTGCAAAACCGCTAACACCACTACGCCAACTACGGTACTAATAAAGCTAATTTTTCGTTAAATTCGTGGAACGTGAGCCACCTCTAACGTAGAACGCCGTCGTTAACATCGGTAGTACGCTCGTTATCGCCTAGCCTTATTCGTCCCTACCCTTACCTATCCGTCGTCAAGATCTACTAAGCACGGGCGACTCCTTAACAACGGTTTCGAGCTACGCCTTTTCGTCAACTAAGGTGTTAGCTTCTTCCTAAGACATCCTATGCGTGGAAGTCAAATGGAAGAGCATCGTCGATCTTGCTATCATCTTTTTTTGTTTTAATACTCAGACTTGAGTTCCTTCAGAACTCAAAAACATATTTCTGATTCCGCGTCTAACACTATTTTCTTTATTACTCGACCTAGATAGCTTCGCTATACGCTTTCTGAGCGCATTCATGGCATAACACGTCCATATGCTCGTCTAGTAAGGAGCTCGATTCGTCGTAGCCGTCACTGTCGGCGTCTGCTTAGAACGCGTGGGATTTATCGCGGTTGGAGTTTGGCATGGTAATGGTGCGTCGCTTTTCCGGGGTCTATGTACCGTCGTGAAGTCCTACAAAGCAGCAGAGCTCTCTATCCAAGGCATACACTGATGAATTTCGCGAACTACCTGTCTATCTAGAATCTCCTCCGATTTGATCACGAACGCCCTGTGATTACACTATTGTCCTGaccctcgctctcgctccGAAGACGACGCTGTCGCCGCGTCTGTCTAGGAGATATAGTTGATTGTTGTGCTTTTATCGATTCAGCCCCAGGCCGCTTACGCCGGCGCTGGGATGATTTCCTGGCAGTCGATGCCGTGGCTGCTGGCGGTGCCCGTCGCTGGGATGCCCCCCTTGGCAGGCGATGCCGTGGCCGCTGGCGGTGCCGGCGGTGCCCCCCTGGTAGACGATGCTGTAGCTACCGGCGGGCTCGGGCTGCGATAACCATAGTCGAATATCGGTAGGTCGATAGTGCTCGCGATACTCGGCTCACGAATGTCGTCCTCCGGCTCCTGCTTGATATTGATATCATCAGGTACGGCGGCCGGCGTCCGATCGTTgtcgatttcttcctccagACGCTCCGCCTGGCGTGCGATAATGACATGTATCTGGATCTCTACCTCCCCTAGtaccttcttcttgatgaagtGGGAGCATAGATCTCGCATTTCCTGTACCACATCTAGCTTCTTATCAAGTAGAAGCGGCGAACTGCCGGTCACTGATCGCGCGAGTAGATATTTGTCGTCTAGCGCCGGTAAATATAGAGAGAGGTCTGGCAAAGCAGGGATAAAATCTCTTTTGACGAAGTCATGGAACCCAGCTACCCAGCGGGGGGTAATGACCGTAGTAATATTTGGGCCTAGGTTTTGGAGCGAAGCCTTGTTACCTAGCCCAGGCAATTTGTACAACCAGAAGCTCACTGATGCTCGGAGCTGGACGGGTTGTCGGGGGGAAGCAGAAGCCCCCTGCCCCTGCTGGATGATACGTTGCCGAGCTGCTGCGGTTGGTGCTCGGGTGCCAGGCGCTATATGCGTACTCCaggctggcggaggaggcgggTTTTGCCTCATGATTAACTGGGCGCGGTGCCCAGCggacggcggcgacgaggtAGTGAACTCGACgacgtcgtcgtcgctgcTATACCAGAAAGACATGGTTGATAGCGGTTGGTAGAAGGAGTGGAAagggtggaagaagtgggagaagtggaagaaCTTGGTAGGTGAGATTGAAAAGTGAGCAGTTGTTTATATGATTTGGGTCCGCGCAAATCAATAGTTGCAATATTTTGATGAGCATACAAAACCACGACTTCTACATCGTATAGACTATCGATTATAATTTGTTGATAGCCACGACTCCCATAAGAAGCTCAATTTCATCAATTATTGCTAACAGAATCGGATACTTCTATACTATTTTACTTCCAAACTTACCCTCACTGCAAAATTGGCTGATGTAACACTTTGTTAGTATGTGTCCCCATATAAATAAAGATTTCGGAACGATTGACTAACCAAAGGCAATCGATCTCTTAGCTCGGTTTGAAAGGCCTCTTTAACAGACTTTCCTTTCTCGGAACTCCTTAAGTGTAAAGATACTAGAAGATCTATGCTTGCATTACCGGGAGGCTGGCCCCTATAATTTTCATGATTCAGCGGCAATTCTACACCCGGGGAAGGCTTGATGTCGAATGCCTAAAGTAAACGCATGATGGAGACAGCAAGAGAGCGCTCGGCGACATTGTAACCAGGGCCTTATTGATGAACTGTCAGAATTATCACTCGGTGCATAAAGGTGAACTGAATCTAACTTACAGATTCGCCTCCCGGAACCAAATGCAAAATGGTCTCGCTTTGACAAATCGGAAGAGTTGATGCTCTGCATAGTCTTGAAAGCATTAGCCTCAGTTAACCAAAATTTCTCAAAATGTCTTTACGCACGGTGGTTAGATCGTCCGAATATCTCTCTGGCCAAAATCGCTCTGGGTCTGTGTGACGCCGATGATCGTGTCCAATAGTCCTGCGACGATAAGCTCTCCATAATATCAAATCCAACTCAAAAGTTTCTTTTGGCTGACCAGGCATTTAGATGCAGCATTGCGCCTTTTGGAATACGATAACCCCCATAGACAAGTTCTTTCTTTGTGACATGAGGATGGCCCAAAGCTACAGGTGGTCGCCAGCGCCAGACTTCCTTCATTATGCAACGCACGTATAGAATCGATTCTATCTCTTTGAAGACAGGGATTCTGTTTCCCACAAATTTGTCTATATGCAACTGATAATATTGCCATTATTTACAAGAAATGCCAGAAATGCTTGATCTGGCCACCTCCGAATCTACGTCAGTGTGAATTACGCCTAGCCTTAAATTAGCATTTACTTCCATTGGTGGGTTCATTTTCCTAATATTTCATACATGAGTGTATCCCATAATTTCAGATCCTCAAAAAGATCTTAGAGAGGTGGATTTTCTTGCTGGTCATAATGATGGAATTGTAACGTGATACTACCGCTACGCCCCCTTTAGTACTCTTTGATCTTTCAATCTTCGCTGTTGAAGCTTGAATCTAAGTTCACCATCTGGATCATCCATTCAGTGACTATAGCATATCTACCCTCTTCTTGTTTATTACACGGAACAGTATCGCCTACAAGGTTAATCATGGCCATTTCAGTGGTTCAACTTCGTTGCGGCGTGAAGGTTCGAGCGCCTTTTTCTTATCGCATAAAACATATATTCACTGCGCTCTAAATAGAACGACACGtggggaaagaaaggcaagGAATCGGCGGTATCCCAGCTCTGGTCCAAAACACCAGAAAATATGCAGATCGACGAGTCCAAGAACTACTCTGAGGTAACGATACAGGAGATGAGAGGATCCTACTCAAAGTGCTGACCGACTCGTTTAGATGTGGATGGGCACGTATCCTTCTAACCCATCCTACCTTCTCTCCACCGGCGAGCATCTGGGAGAATATCTTAAGAATAACCCCCAGGTTGTTGGCAAGTCCGTCTTAGATAGATGGGGACCAGAGATCCCATTCCTACCAAAGGTATATAAAGTTCAGAGTATCTTCTAAAGCGGCGACTGACCGGAAAGATCCTTTCCTTCTCAAAAGCACTCCCCCTTCAGATCCATCCCAACCTCGACCTAGCTGCAAAGTTGCACAAACAAGACCCGAAGAAGTTCGGCGACGCCAACCATAAGCCGGAGATAGCGATCGCGCTTTCCAAATTTGAGTTGTTTGCTGGGTGGAAGCCACTCAACGACATTCAGGCCCATTTCAAGTTAAAGCCGCTGGAGAAATTCGTACCTACCCAAACTCACTTCAACGATGAGACATTGCGGCAGATATGCAAGTCGTTGTTGAATGCATCGCCGAATGTCGTGGCCACAACCATCAAGGAGCTACAGGACATCCCGGAGTCGCATTTCGGCGCATACCCCTATATCCCAGGGCTGTTAGACCGGCTGAGCAAGCAGTACACGGAGTTCGACAACGGCAACCTAGTGGCTGCGCTGTTGATGAACTACCTAACCCTGGGACCGGGGGACTCCATATTTGTGCCCGCTGATAGCATCCATGCATATCTGGAAGGAGATATTGTCGAGTGCATGGCCCGCTCAGACAACGTCATCAACACGGGCTTCTGTCCGCGCGCAGAGCGCGACAGCGTCGAGCTCTTCAGCCAGGCACTAACATTTCAGCCGCATAATGCGCAGGATGCGCTACTGCCACGTCGTAAGAGCGACAAGGGCATGAATGGTAAGACGGACGCTTATGCGCCCCCAATCAGCGAGTTTGCAGTGCTGTGCACCTGTCTGGGAGCCGGCGAGAAGGAAACCCATAAATCTATTCTTGGCCCTAGCCTGATGATCGTGACAAAAGG of the Penicillium psychrofluorescens genome assembly, chromosome: 1 genome contains:
- a CDS encoding uncharacterized protein (ID:PFLUO_000012-T1.cds;~source:funannotate), yielding MGLFSSSKSRSRLSKSANDWKSEAPPEYKEAIGSHYPSSSSSSDGFIATSKLQVQAIGYDMNQALTGRTLENISVYRVESGEAEYISIRLKKNSNSCALVRASDPRQISLISTIYRFGPGRHPRMRILLYNSAVSVEEAINNENVRGEIVEVKSHSLVSRRQVLDTSLGKFEWRYGTGEEHAACNADSLLVMERIDRVSLPNGRKSKSGVRVAQFIRNDQFRTPGTNKYSGGNGGRLMIDLRMWDDDEHASAHGVEAFVVASCILMLKREADRFIDNHLALVV
- a CDS encoding uncharacterized protein (ID:PFLUO_000013-T1.cds;~source:funannotate) is translated as MSLPTVRKLASQLSVQQNQCVTLSRQGYLCRLEILIRSRYMNRPTSDVYSAFMEGSGQSPEMVKLAHGAVGHWVGNKNAKNVLVYYHGGGFVLPAIPAHLQFATALIQELNGNGHELAVFFVRYTLVPRQTYPQLRQAVEALRYLVTETNRSPAAIYLGGDSVGANLALCTLLHISHPHPEIDPLALSAPLAGVFGLGPWVNFSTDGPSFTHNANKDLITKGVLERGAKEYLAGKEPDSWSEPSRGPVEWWKDVKTERILILAGSDELLFSSIEEFAKKLQCHDAPIYTDAGIDNCLKTETGRNVRQWLAAKL
- a CDS encoding uncharacterized protein (ID:PFLUO_000014-T1.cds;~source:funannotate), whose translation is MSFWYSSDDDVVEFTTSSPPSAGHRAQLIMRQNPPPPPAWSTHIAPGTRAPTAAARQRIIQQGQGASASPRQPVQLRASVSFWLYKLPGLGNKASLQNLGPNITTVITPRWVAGFHDFVKRDFIPALPDLSLYLPALDDKYLLARSVTGSSPLLLDKKLDVVQEMRDLCSHFIKKKVLGEVEIQIHVIIARQAERLEEEIDNDRTPAAVPDDINIKQEPEDDIREPSIASTIDLPIFDYGYRSPSPPVATASSTRGAPPAPPAATASPAKGGIPATGTASSHGIDCQEIIPAPA
- a CDS encoding uncharacterized protein (ID:PFLUO_000015-T1.cds;~source:funannotate), whose protein sequence is MQIDESKNYSEMWMGTYPSNPSYLLSTGEHLGEYLKNNPQVVGKSVLDRWGPEIPFLPKILSFSKALPLQIHPNLDLAAKLHKQDPKKFGDANHKPEIAIALSKFELFAGWKPLNDIQAHFKLKPLEKFVPTQTHFNDETLRQICKSLLNASPNVVATTIKELQDIPESHFGAYPYIPGLLDRLSKQYTEFDNGNLVAALLMNYLTLGPGDSIFVPADSIHAYLEGDIVECMARSDNVINTGFCPRAERDSVELFSQALTFQPHNAQDALLPRRKSDKGMNGKTDAYAPPISEFAVLCTCLGAGEKETHKSILGPSLMIVTKGCGSMNIPGGKKVELKEGWVFFVGQGVALDFCTEKGMAVYRAYAE